A genomic stretch from Sulfurihydrogenibium azorense Az-Fu1 includes:
- a CDS encoding putative nucleotidyltransferase substrate binding domain-containing protein, with translation MSIADIKLFLKTCYPFELLTDSQLNEIIDNTEIVYLKPNQTVLNLPDFYYIILKGSVVEKDLAGNELNYFGEKDSFDYLSIIGQNENQFITVEECILYRFPSTILLKLISENPDFARYFKKSTKEKLSSIASENPYLFSKVKDIKYQKPLIVESSSSIYEAVKKMTEEKALSIIVKYSDTYGIVTDSDLRKKVILSKKNVEDPIGDIANKNIISVNPDTFLFDAIITMIKHNIKRVVIKDENNQIIGVLNEVDILTQYSNQPQFLALQVERAKSVEELKVISDSMINTVKLLHKEGIRTRHIMKFVSEINEKIFKKLFSLLADESIRENTCLIVMGSEGRQEQILKTDQDNGLILSDNFEFDKEVLENFSKNFIEALKTLGYPECKGNVMLTNPQWRKTLKEFKESIFEYINNITPENMLNLAILIDLRPIEGKIELAEKLREYIFENISDNKTFLSWFALPTINFKTPLNFFGGFETEKGEHKGELDIKKGGIFPIIHGVRSLAVENRITQTNTFNRIKELVNLNVINKDFGRELIESLEFMLTLRLRERLKKIEMKKQPDDYINVNSLTNYEKDLLKESFKVVNKFKDFITNHYKLNYLR, from the coding sequence ATGAGTATAGCAGATATCAAGCTTTTTTTAAAAACATGCTATCCTTTTGAGCTACTGACAGATTCACAGCTAAACGAGATTATAGATAACACAGAGATAGTGTATCTAAAGCCAAATCAAACAGTATTAAACCTTCCGGATTTTTACTATATCATTCTAAAAGGGTCGGTAGTTGAAAAGGATTTAGCAGGAAATGAATTAAATTATTTTGGAGAGAAAGACAGTTTTGATTATCTATCAATAATAGGTCAAAACGAAAACCAGTTTATTACTGTAGAAGAGTGTATACTCTACAGATTTCCATCAACCATACTACTAAAGCTAATCTCTGAAAATCCTGATTTTGCAAGGTACTTTAAAAAATCTACAAAAGAGAAACTTTCTTCCATAGCTTCAGAAAATCCTTATCTATTCTCAAAAGTTAAAGATATAAAGTATCAAAAACCTTTGATAGTTGAAAGTAGCTCTTCTATCTACGAAGCTGTAAAAAAGATGACCGAAGAAAAGGCTTTAAGTATAATAGTTAAATACTCAGATACCTACGGCATAGTAACAGACTCAGACTTAAGAAAAAAAGTTATTCTTTCCAAAAAAAATGTAGAAGACCCTATAGGAGATATAGCAAACAAAAACATTATAAGTGTAAACCCAGATACTTTCTTATTTGATGCAATAATAACAATGATAAAACACAACATAAAAAGAGTTGTAATTAAAGATGAAAACAACCAAATAATCGGAGTTTTAAACGAAGTAGATATACTAACCCAGTACTCAAACCAACCTCAGTTTTTAGCACTACAGGTAGAAAGAGCAAAATCAGTGGAAGAATTAAAAGTCATATCAGACTCAATGATAAACACAGTAAAACTTCTTCATAAAGAAGGAATAAGAACCCGTCATATAATGAAATTTGTATCAGAGATAAACGAAAAAATATTTAAAAAATTATTCAGTCTTCTCGCAGACGAGAGTATAAGAGAAAACACTTGCTTAATAGTTATGGGAAGTGAAGGCAGACAAGAGCAGATACTCAAAACAGACCAAGATAACGGTTTAATTCTGTCTGATAATTTTGAGTTTGATAAAGAAGTTTTAGAAAACTTTTCAAAAAACTTTATAGAAGCTCTCAAAACGTTAGGTTATCCAGAGTGTAAAGGAAACGTAATGCTTACAAATCCACAATGGAGAAAAACTTTAAAAGAGTTTAAGGAATCTATTTTTGAGTATATAAACAACATAACCCCAGAAAACATGCTAAACCTTGCAATACTCATAGACTTAAGACCTATTGAAGGAAAGATAGAACTGGCAGAAAAACTTAGAGAGTACATTTTTGAAAACATCTCAGACAACAAAACATTTCTATCTTGGTTTGCATTACCAACTATAAACTTTAAAACACCTTTAAACTTTTTTGGTGGATTTGAGACAGAAAAAGGAGAACACAAAGGAGAGTTAGACATAAAAAAAGGTGGTATATTCCCTATCATTCATGGTGTTAGGTCTTTAGCTGTTGAGAATAGAATAACTCAAACAAACACATTTAACCGTATAAAAGAACTGGTTAATTTAAATGTAATAAATAAAGATTTTGGCAGAGAATTAATAGAGTCGTTAGAATTTATGCTAACTTTAAGACTTAGAGAAAGACTTAAAAAGATAGAGATGAAAAAACAACCCGACGATTATATAAATGTAAACTCTCTAACAAACTATGAAAAAGATTTATTAAAAGAGTCTTTTAAAGTTGTAAACAAATTTAAAGATTTTATAACAAACCACTATAAACTAAACTACTTAAGATGA
- a CDS encoding complex I NDUFA9 subunit family protein, with amino-acid sequence MKVLIYGSTGFVGRYVVRQLIGKVELFLAARNESKAKSIFGDSVKAVKFNDKIENPIFEVNPDVVINLIGILKESGNNTFEYTHYEIPKRLIDASKNLNAKKFIQMSALGADINSKSMYQKTKAMAEEYLISSGLNYVIFRPSIILGKEQKLFEDFKKYSKIAPFFLAPYDAKVQPVNVYDVAECFEKATLTEIKNEIFELCGNKVINYKELFEFALKYLNIKRPVIPVPKKAFLFMIPVFSLMPDPIMTLDQYYMLQEDNVCSGKYKGVKDLLGNVRDAFVF; translated from the coding sequence ATGAAGGTTTTAATCTATGGTTCTACTGGATTTGTAGGAAGGTATGTTGTAAGGCAGCTGATTGGTAAAGTGGAGCTTTTTTTAGCTGCGAGAAATGAAAGTAAAGCAAAGAGCATTTTTGGAGATTCTGTAAAAGCTGTAAAATTCAATGATAAAATTGAGAATCCTATTTTTGAAGTTAATCCGGATGTTGTTATAAATCTTATAGGCATTTTAAAAGAGAGTGGAAATAACACTTTTGAGTATACTCACTATGAAATACCAAAAAGACTTATAGATGCTTCAAAAAATTTAAACGCTAAAAAGTTTATTCAGATGTCAGCCTTAGGAGCTGATATAAATTCAAAAAGTATGTATCAAAAAACCAAAGCAATGGCAGAGGAGTACTTAATATCCAGTGGTCTTAATTATGTAATATTTAGACCTTCAATAATACTTGGAAAAGAGCAGAAACTGTTTGAAGATTTTAAAAAGTACAGTAAAATAGCACCTTTTTTCTTAGCACCTTATGATGCAAAAGTCCAGCCTGTTAATGTTTACGATGTAGCAGAGTGTTTTGAAAAAGCAACTTTAACAGAAATAAAAAATGAGATTTTTGAGCTTTGCGGTAATAAAGTAATAAACTACAAAGAGTTATTTGAGTTTGCATTAAAATACTTAAACATAAAAAGACCTGTTATACCTGTTCCAAAGAAAGCATTTTTATTTATGATACCAGTATTTTCTTTAATGCCAGACCCTATAATGACTTTAGACCAGTATTATATGCTACAAGAGGATAACGTTTGTAGCGGAAAGTATAAAGGTGTAAAAGATTTACTTGGAAATGTAAGAGATGCCTTTGTTTTTTAG
- the rsfS gene encoding ribosome silencing factor, which produces METLEILKKIVEKAEEKKGEDIVALEIGKVSPIADYMIILSGSVPVHTRAICDNIIAGLKEYGVIPQHLEGYNEGRWIAIDYGDIMVNIFLPEIRDYYKLEWLWSDAPRVELDYKAAES; this is translated from the coding sequence ATGGAAACGTTGGAAATTTTAAAAAAGATTGTAGAAAAAGCAGAAGAGAAAAAAGGAGAAGATATAGTTGCTTTAGAGATAGGTAAAGTATCTCCGATTGCAGATTATATGATTATTTTATCTGGAAGTGTTCCAGTTCATACCAGAGCTATATGTGATAACATTATAGCAGGATTAAAAGAGTATGGTGTGATACCACAACATTTAGAAGGTTATAACGAAGGAAGGTGGATAGCTATAGACTATGGAGATATTATGGTAAATATATTTTTACCAGAGATAAGAGACTACTACAAACTTGAATGGTTGTGGTCAGACGCCCCAAGGGTTGAATTAGATTATAAAGCTGCGGAAAGTTAA
- a CDS encoding outer membrane protein assembly factor BamD: protein MKKIVFLGILSAFMFSCGSKTEVYVGQEKLSKGLTLYQKGDYKKAKEELKNAIFKSEGLTPAQLMEARFALADSYYNREEYVDAIVEFEEFIALFPTSPKIPEALYKLAMSYLFVSPDYKRDLTYVNKAEEKAQEIIDNYPDSKYVAAAKEIIKKVNEIKAKHTLYIAETYEKYGKPYSAAVYYEEAYSKYKDYIQKDYVIYKLAYNLVNSQYQYTQEIEKYKKQIKELEKKIDQEKDLEAKNVLINRKKLLEEQLNNLIERINNSKEKAKELIASFDKAFPESPYKQQVKNLENESKLQNLLKKLQF, encoded by the coding sequence ATGAAGAAAATTGTTTTTTTAGGCATTTTATCGGCTTTTATGTTTTCTTGCGGTAGCAAAACAGAAGTTTACGTAGGTCAAGAAAAGTTATCAAAAGGTTTAACTCTATACCAAAAAGGAGATTACAAAAAAGCAAAAGAAGAGTTAAAAAATGCAATATTTAAGTCAGAAGGTCTTACACCTGCACAGCTTATGGAAGCAAGATTTGCTTTGGCAGACTCTTACTATAACAGGGAAGAGTACGTAGATGCTATCGTTGAGTTTGAAGAGTTTATAGCCCTTTTCCCTACTTCACCTAAAATCCCAGAAGCTCTTTACAAACTAGCCATGTCTTACTTATTTGTTTCTCCAGATTACAAAAGAGACTTAACCTATGTAAACAAAGCAGAAGAAAAAGCTCAAGAGATAATAGATAATTATCCAGACAGTAAATACGTTGCAGCTGCAAAAGAGATAATCAAAAAAGTAAACGAAATAAAAGCAAAACATACACTCTATATAGCAGAAACTTATGAAAAGTACGGAAAACCATACTCAGCCGCCGTATACTACGAGGAAGCTTACAGTAAGTATAAAGATTACATACAGAAAGATTACGTAATATACAAACTTGCTTACAACTTAGTAAACTCTCAGTACCAGTACACCCAAGAAATTGAAAAGTATAAGAAGCAGATAAAAGAGTTAGAAAAAAAGATAGACCAAGAGAAAGACTTAGAAGCTAAAAATGTTTTAATAAACAGAAAAAAGCTTTTAGAAGAACAGCTTAACAATCTTATAGAAAGAATAAACAACTCAAAAGAAAAAGCAAAGGAGTTAATTGCATCATTTGATAAGGCATTCCCTGAATCTCCTTACAAACAACAAGTCAAAAATCTTGAAAATGAAAGCAAATTGCAAAATTTATTAAAAAAACTTCAATTCTAA
- the murI gene encoding glutamate racemase, with amino-acid sequence MSIGIFDSGIGGLTVFKEVAENFPKADIYYLGDTARVPYGNKSKETIIRYSIECATYLYHNFNVDLLIIACNTASSYAIETLKKILPIPIIGVVKPGAEAAIRYTKNKKVGVIGTVATVKSQSYVNELKNLDNSLEIYQKPCPLFVPLVEEGWIDNEVARLTVKEYLQELIEKGIDTLILGCTHYPLLKNTIKSLYPHLNIVDSSIAIVDHIKNLNLTFNGNGVRKVFITDESHAFDNFKKMLIGDVKTEKIELSDLCSL; translated from the coding sequence ATGTCTATTGGAATATTTGATTCTGGAATAGGTGGCTTAACAGTATTTAAAGAAGTTGCAGAAAACTTTCCAAAGGCAGATATCTACTACTTAGGTGATACTGCAAGAGTCCCTTACGGAAATAAATCCAAAGAAACGATAATAAGATACTCCATTGAATGTGCTACATACCTTTACCACAACTTTAACGTAGACCTTTTAATAATAGCCTGTAATACAGCCTCTTCTTATGCAATAGAAACATTAAAAAAAATCCTACCTATTCCTATAATAGGCGTTGTAAAACCCGGGGCTGAAGCTGCTATAAGGTATACAAAAAACAAAAAAGTTGGAGTGATAGGTACAGTTGCAACTGTTAAAAGTCAATCCTATGTAAATGAGCTGAAAAATTTAGACAACTCGTTAGAAATCTATCAAAAGCCTTGTCCTTTGTTTGTGCCACTGGTAGAAGAAGGTTGGATTGATAACGAAGTAGCAAGGTTAACAGTGAAAGAGTATCTACAAGAGTTGATAGAGAAAGGTATAGATACCCTTATACTTGGATGTACCCACTATCCCCTTTTAAAAAACACTATTAAATCTCTCTATCCACATCTTAATATAGTTGACTCTTCTATAGCGATAGTTGACCATATAAAAAATTTAAATTTAACATTTAACGGAAATGGAGTTAGAAAAGTATTTATTACAGATGAGTCCCACGCATTTGATAATTTCAAAAAAATGCTAATAGGAGATGTAAAAACAGAAAAGATAGAACTGTCTGATTTATGCTCCCTCTAA
- a CDS encoding Rne/Rng family ribonuclease, protein MDRKLVITTGTKKIFYLILEDNVPVELKIEDIEISKQTGSIYKGKVLSYSSAMEAYFVDIGEDKEAFLPSKDICEEECKNIKKGSVILVQVKRSPVSTKGAKLSCKLSLPGKFLVLLPQNKGKVSISSKYEDQDVRESLKSRITNLIKDINPDNYGIIIRTSAINATDQEIIEDFKFLKELWSNIQKEAEKKKAPAIIYEEPFKAFTIIRDYAANFSEIISDDIKLLKQIKEFLNNNFPNNSIKITPYRKRKESLYFAYGIDKLINKILSPYAYLKSGSYLVIQETEALVVIDVNSGSCNKQKNLEETAFKINTEAVKEIVRQIRLRDLAGIIIIDFIDMTEKEHKEKLLELLKEEFKKDKRPVKIKGLTQLGLVELSRKKLEESIVKQLSQSCQTCYGKGYIRSEDILLFELEKTLLKAKPFVKLKLMINPKLSSGVNQLLESLNLKEFVEIEYNNKMHIDKFEVEKVL, encoded by the coding sequence TTGGATAGAAAGTTAGTCATTACAACAGGAACAAAAAAAATTTTTTATCTTATATTAGAAGATAACGTTCCTGTTGAACTTAAAATTGAAGATATAGAAATATCAAAACAAACAGGTAGCATATACAAAGGAAAAGTTTTGTCCTACAGCTCCGCAATGGAAGCTTACTTTGTAGATATAGGAGAGGATAAAGAAGCCTTTTTACCCAGTAAAGATATATGTGAAGAAGAATGTAAAAACATAAAGAAAGGCTCTGTAATACTTGTTCAAGTAAAAAGGTCTCCTGTAAGTACCAAAGGTGCAAAGCTGTCCTGTAAACTCTCTTTACCGGGAAAATTTTTAGTTTTGCTCCCACAAAATAAAGGGAAAGTATCAATATCATCAAAATACGAAGACCAAGATGTAAGAGAGTCTTTAAAAAGTCGTATAACTAACCTTATAAAAGATATTAACCCTGATAACTACGGAATAATAATAAGAACTTCCGCAATAAACGCCACAGATCAAGAGATAATAGAAGATTTTAAATTTTTAAAGGAGTTATGGAGTAATATCCAAAAAGAAGCCGAAAAAAAGAAAGCTCCTGCCATTATTTACGAAGAACCCTTCAAAGCTTTTACAATAATAAGAGACTACGCAGCAAACTTCTCAGAGATAATATCTGACGATATAAAACTTTTAAAACAGATAAAAGAGTTTTTAAATAACAACTTCCCAAACAACAGTATAAAAATCACACCCTACAGAAAAAGAAAAGAGTCTTTATACTTTGCATACGGTATAGATAAGTTGATAAATAAAATACTTTCACCTTACGCATACCTAAAAAGCGGGTCTTACCTTGTTATACAAGAGACAGAAGCATTGGTTGTAATAGACGTAAACAGCGGAAGCTGTAATAAACAAAAAAACCTTGAAGAAACAGCATTTAAAATAAACACAGAAGCTGTAAAAGAGATAGTAAGACAGATAAGACTGAGAGATTTGGCAGGAATAATAATAATAGACTTTATAGACATGACAGAGAAAGAACACAAAGAAAAACTACTTGAATTGTTAAAAGAAGAATTTAAAAAAGACAAAAGACCAGTAAAAATAAAAGGATTAACCCAACTTGGTTTAGTAGAACTATCAAGAAAAAAGTTAGAAGAAAGTATAGTAAAACAACTCTCCCAATCCTGCCAAACATGCTATGGAAAAGGTTATATAAGATCTGAAGATATATTACTTTTTGAACTTGAAAAAACACTTCTTAAAGCCAAACCATTTGTAAAGTTAAAACTTATGATAAACCCTAAGTTATCAAGTGGAGTGAATCAACTCTTAGAAAGTTTAAACCTTAAAGAGTTTGTAGAAATAGAGTATAATAATAAAATGCACATAGATAAATTTGAGGTTGAAAAAGTATTATGA
- a CDS encoding 3'-5' exonuclease, which yields MINLLKRLKKEFLKKKLKDNEFLFLFDDPPEDEYVVFDTETTGLNPKTDDILSIGAVKIKQNRILLNDRFYTVVKPEREINEETIKIHGLRKKDLENGIPIEKAIKDFLRFIGSRPLVGYYIDFDVAMINKYTKKIIGIPLPNKKIEVSGMYYDYKIGTIPQGFVDLRFDSILKGLKIPSFGKHDALNDAIMTGLIFLKLKSKN from the coding sequence ATGATAAATTTATTAAAACGCCTAAAAAAAGAATTTTTAAAGAAAAAACTTAAAGACAATGAGTTCCTATTTCTTTTTGATGACCCACCAGAAGATGAGTACGTAGTCTTTGACACAGAAACAACAGGCTTAAACCCAAAAACAGACGACATTCTCTCCATCGGAGCTGTAAAGATAAAACAAAACAGAATCCTTTTAAATGATAGATTTTACACAGTAGTAAAACCAGAAAGAGAAATAAATGAAGAAACGATAAAGATACACGGACTTAGGAAAAAAGACCTTGAAAACGGCATTCCCATAGAAAAAGCTATAAAGGACTTTTTAAGATTTATAGGTAGTAGACCTCTTGTTGGATATTACATAGATTTTGATGTAGCAATGATAAACAAGTATACAAAAAAAATCATAGGAATACCTCTTCCAAACAAAAAAATAGAAGTATCCGGAATGTACTACGATTACAAGATAGGTACAATACCACAGGGATTTGTAGATTTAAGGTTTGATTCTATCCTAAAAGGCCTAAAAATTCCATCTTTTGGAAAACACGACGCCTTAAACGATGCCATCATGACCGGACTTATTTTTTTAAAGTTGAAGTCAAAAAATTAA
- a CDS encoding ABC transporter ATP-binding protein, with protein sequence MIKVENLKVKFSLDNQTVEALKGVSFHLNQGEILAIVGESGSGKSVSCNAIMGLLPSYATVEGNIFIDEKNIKDLSKEDMRRLRGSTVSMVFQEPSAVLNPLLTVGDQILETVLAHKDVSYKEAKDIVLETMEAVKIPDPERRFYQYPHELSGGLKQRVVIAAAVVNKPKYILADEPTTALDVTTAAGILSLFQDLKQTYNIGILFITHDLGVVAQIADRVVVMYKGEIMEEGDVYQIFDNPKSDYTKKLLSSRVYL encoded by the coding sequence GTGATAAAAGTTGAAAATTTAAAAGTAAAGTTTTCTCTCGATAATCAAACAGTGGAGGCTCTAAAGGGAGTCTCCTTTCATCTAAATCAAGGTGAGATTTTAGCAATAGTGGGAGAGTCTGGCTCAGGAAAAAGTGTAAGTTGTAATGCTATAATGGGTCTTCTGCCTTCTTATGCAACAGTAGAAGGAAATATATTTATAGACGAGAAAAATATAAAAGATTTATCAAAGGAAGATATGAGAAGATTAAGAGGTAGTACAGTATCGATGGTATTTCAAGAGCCATCGGCAGTTTTAAACCCTTTACTAACCGTAGGAGACCAGATACTAGAAACTGTGTTAGCCCATAAAGATGTATCTTACAAAGAAGCAAAAGATATAGTTTTAGAAACGATGGAAGCTGTTAAAATTCCAGACCCTGAAAGAAGATTCTACCAGTATCCCCACGAGTTATCAGGTGGTTTAAAACAAAGGGTTGTAATAGCTGCAGCTGTTGTAAACAAACCTAAGTATATTTTAGCAGATGAACCAACAACGGCTCTGGACGTTACAACGGCAGCTGGAATTTTATCTCTTTTTCAAGACTTAAAACAAACCTACAATATCGGAATACTGTTTATAACCCATGACCTTGGAGTGGTTGCCCAGATAGCTGATAGAGTTGTTGTAATGTATAAAGGAGAGATTATGGAAGAGGGCGATGTTTACCAGATATTTGATAACCCAAAATCAGACTATACTAAAAAACTCCTATCATCGAGAGTCTATCTGTAA
- a CDS encoding DsbC family protein, whose amino-acid sequence MKLKMFIAGLMFAGTTVFAAESCLGGGSSKVSAAQVEKALSGILGNAKVVSVSDSPISGLYEVIIETGNKKVPIYVDCNLKYLVNGEIIDVNKKVSLTRERFQQLQSQANSEKEVKLAKLLGKDKVEMLKKEGLIDLINFVDTKNLPKSNITYGNGNIVVYVFTDPQCPFCAKLHKEIEKILKDRKDVRFEMVLYPLPFHKHARGISENIECQKDNNSKQNILNKSFDSVAKGDESGLSSIDKPCTAGRGIIDKNLQYAQSVSINGTPTIVFPNKGIAVSGAIPAETLNKLIDILK is encoded by the coding sequence ATGAAGTTAAAAATGTTTATAGCTGGATTGATGTTTGCAGGAACAACTGTTTTTGCAGCTGAAAGTTGTCTTGGTGGTGGAAGTAGTAAAGTAAGTGCTGCTCAAGTAGAAAAAGCATTATCCGGAATTTTAGGAAACGCAAAAGTTGTAAGTGTGTCCGATTCGCCTATATCAGGACTTTACGAAGTTATAATAGAAACAGGAAATAAAAAAGTACCTATATACGTTGATTGTAATTTAAAGTACTTAGTAAACGGTGAAATTATAGATGTAAACAAAAAAGTAAGTCTTACAAGAGAAAGATTCCAACAGCTCCAATCTCAAGCCAACTCTGAGAAAGAGGTTAAATTAGCAAAGCTTTTAGGTAAAGACAAAGTTGAAATGCTGAAAAAAGAAGGATTAATAGACCTTATAAACTTTGTTGACACAAAAAATTTACCTAAATCTAACATTACCTACGGTAATGGTAATATTGTAGTCTACGTATTTACAGACCCACAGTGTCCTTTCTGTGCAAAGCTGCATAAAGAGATAGAAAAAATCCTAAAAGATAGAAAAGATGTTAGATTTGAGATGGTGCTGTACCCTCTACCGTTCCATAAACATGCAAGAGGTATATCAGAAAATATAGAGTGTCAAAAAGACAACAACTCTAAACAAAACATACTTAACAAATCTTTTGACAGTGTAGCAAAAGGAGATGAATCGGGACTGTCTTCTATAGATAAGCCTTGTACAGCTGGTAGAGGAATAATAGATAAAAATCTTCAGTACGCTCAATCAGTAAGTATAAATGGAACTCCTACAATAGTTTTCCCAAATAAAGGTATCGCAGTATCCGGTGCAATACCAGCCGAAACTTTAAACAAACTTATAGACATTTTAAAGTGA